The Kribbella sp. NBC_00662 nucleotide sequence CGTGACTTCCGGTCGTCCTTCTCGTGACCCTTGAACGTCCGGGTCGGTGCGAACTCGCCGAGCTTGTGCCCGACCATCGCGTCCGTCACGAACACCGGCACGTGCTTGCGGCCGTCGTGCACCGCAATCGTGTGGCCGATCATGTCCGGCACGATCATCGATCGGCGGGACCAGGTCTTGATGACGTTCTTGGTGCCCTTCTCGTTCTGCACCTCCACCTTCTTCGCGAGGTGGTGGTCGACGAACGGGCCCTTCTTCAGGCTGCGTGGCATTCTGGCCGGCTCCTATCAGCGCTTCTTGCCGGCCTT carries:
- the rpsS gene encoding 30S ribosomal protein S19; the protein is MPRSLKKGPFVDHHLAKKVEVQNEKGTKNVIKTWSRRSMIVPDMIGHTIAVHDGRKHVPVFVTDAMVGHKLGEFAPTRTFKGHEKDDRKSRRR